The genome window GCGGGATCGGCTGCGATTAATCGTATTTTAGATAGTCTGATCACGCTGGATGCGGAAAGCGGCGAAGTGATCCCGAATCTGGCCAAGTCTTGGGAGATCTCGGAGGATAATTTACAGTATACCTTTCACTTGCGTGAGGGCGTGCATTGGAGTGATGGGAATCCGTTTACGGCCGCTGATGTCGTGTTTACCTGGGGCACCTTTTTTGCGAAGGAGATCGACCCTGAAACGGGCGAGCCTGCTGAGGGTGAGGACGGCAAGGTGAAGTATCGCTATAATTCGCGTTCGACCTTTGGCCAAATGATTAACGGCAAGGAGCCGCAGGTGGAGCAGTTGGATGACTATACGGTGCGCTTTACCACGCCGGAAGTGTATGCGCCGTTTCTATTGTTTGGTGGTGGTGAGGAGATTTTGCCGAAGCACATTTTGCACGAAGCGTTTGAAGATGGCACTTTGATGGATCAATGGAGTGTCGAGACGGCGATCAACGAGCCATGGAAGATTGTGGGGCTGAACATGTTCGTGCTGGAGTCGTATCGTCCCGGGGAGCGCATCGTCTTTGCGCGCAATCCGAACTATTGGAAGGTGAATCCTGATGGCCAGCGTTTGCCCTATGTGGAGCGGATCATCACCAAGATCGTGCAGGACGTGAATAGTAGTAATGTGGCATTTGCGCAGGGCTTAACTGATTTCGAAACGATTGCGCCTGATAACGTGGCCTGGGTGAAGCGCGGTGAGGAACGCTTTGATTATACGATTCTGGATATGGGGCCGTCGAGCACGACGAATTTTATATGGTTTAATTTGAACCCGGGGAAAACCGAAGAGGGTAAGCCGTATGTGGAGCCGTATAAATTCGAGTGGTTTTCGGATAAGCGTTTTCGACAGGCGATTTCGTATGGCATCAATCGTGAGGGAATTATTCGCGGTGTCTATTTCAACCGTGCTGATATTCTGAATGGCTACGTGTCTCCTAAGCGTAAGTTTTGGTATAATGATGGGATTCGGAAGTATGGCTATTTGCCTGGCGAATCTCGGGCCTTGTTTGAGGAGTTGGGGTTCGAGTATCGCGGTAAGGATCTGTATGACGCGAAAGGGAACCGTGTGGCGTTTTCGATTATGACGAATTCCAACAATGGATTGCGCGTTGAGATGGCGACGGTGTTTAAGGAAAATATGGCTGAGCTAGGGATTGATGTGGAGCTGCAGTTTCTTGATTTTAACACCATCATTAATAAAACCTCCGACTCGTTTGATTATGAGGCCTGCATGCTTGGTCTTGGTGGCGGGGCGCCCGATCCGTATGCGGGCAAAGATATCCTGATGAGTGGTGGCCGTATGCATTTTACGAATCCACAGCAATCGAAGCCGGGCACGGAGTGGGAAACTCGTATTGATGAATTGATGCGCGAAATCGGTCGCCATACCGATGTTGAAACACGCAAGGCTTACTTCTTTGAAGTCCAAGAAATTATGGCAGAAGAGCAACCGATGATCTTCTTAGTCAGTGCCAAGGATTTTGTAGGCTACCGCAATCGTTGGCAAAATATCGAGCCGACATCTTTGGGCGGACTGACCTGGAATATGGAATCTTTGTGGGCGGAGGTGGACGAATGATCGGTTTTATTATTAGACGTCTGTTGACGCTGATTCCGTTACTGCTCGGCATCACGATGCTGGTGTTCATCTTGATGAGCCTAGCGCCAGGTGATTTCTTAACGCCGGTCAAAGCGCAACGCGATGTGCCGATCGAATTGATCCAGGCGATCGAGATCGAATTCGGCTTGGATCAGCCGTGGTATGTGCAGTATGTGAAATGGCTGGGCAATGTGTTTGAAGGGAATCTTGGGCATTCGTGGGCATACAAATTGCCGGTGAGCGATTTGATCGGTCAGCGACTCTTTGCCACGTTTTTACTATCTGTCTGTGCCTTCGTCTTTTCGTGGGGTATCGCAATTCCGCTGGGTGTGTTGGCCGCGATTTATAAGGACTCCATCTTTGACCGAATCTCTGCCGGCTTGGCATATGCGGCGCTCTCAGTGCCAGAGTTTTTCTTGGCCTTACTGTTGGTCTTCTTTGCTGCGCAGACCGGGTGGTTCCCGATGGGAGGGGCGACCTCGATCGAATACGAGTATATGGGATTCTTTGAGAAGATCGCCGATCGTGGGCATCATTTGATCTTACCGACGCTGGCGCTCGGGATCGGTTCGATTGCGAGTATCATGCGTATCATGCGTGCTAACTTTTTGGATACAATTCGCGCTGGGTTTGTTACCACTGCCCGCGCAAAGGGACTGAGTGAATTCGTAGTGATGTTTAAACATGCGCTACGCAATGCGATTAACCCGTTGGTGAGTGCCTTTGGTTTTGCGTTCTCCGGCTTGCTGAGTGGTGCGTTGATGGTTGAGATCGTGCTGCAGTATCCTGGCCTGGGGCAGTTGATGTATCAGTCGATTTTACGCGAAGATCAATTCGTGGTGCTGGCTTCGGTGATGATGGGGTGCACGATGTTGGTGTTAGGGAATTTGCTAGCGGATATTTTACTGGCTTGGTCGGATCCGCGTATCCGTTTGGAGAAGAAGAAATAGCATGATCATTTGGGGAATTATAAAAGAAGTGATGCGTCGTCCGCTGGGGATCTTATCCGGTGGGGTGCTTGTGTTGCTTTATTTGAGTGCCTTATTTGCTGACTTTCTCGCGCCGTATTCGACCAACTTACAAGACTTGGAGCGCACCTATCATCCGCCGACAGGATTCTTCTATGCGGACGGAAGCTTACAGGCGCAGGCTTATGAGTTGGTGGATCCGACCGAGGCGCGCTATGAGGCTATTGAAGGCAAGGGGTATCCGATTCAGTTTTTCGGGCGTGGGTTCGAGTATCGCTTACTGGGGCTGTTCAAAACGGATCGGCATTTATTTACGATCGAGGACGAGGGCGGGCGTGTTTATTTATTGGGCAGCGACTCGACGGGACGTGATGTGTTTTCGCGGCTGATTTTTGGCTCTCGGGTGTCCTTGTTTATTGGTCTGCTCGGGATCACGATTACGACGACGTTGGGGTTCTTAGTCGGTGGATTTAGTGGCTACTTTGGCGGGCGCTTTGATTTCTTCGCGATGCGCTTTGTGGAGTTTATGATGGCGATGCCTGGGCTGTATTTGTTGTTGGCCTTGCGCTCTGCGCTGGCACCGCACTTCGCCTCGGATCAGATGTTTTTTGTCATCGTGATCATACTGGCGTTGATCGGTTGGGCAGGGACAGCGCGTGTCTTGCGTGGTATGACGCTCTCGATTCGACAGAATCAATATGTGATGGCGGCCGAGGCGATGGGGCAGAATCCGTTTGTGATTTTACGGAAGCATGTGCTGCCGAATCTGGTCAGTTATTTGTTGGTGGCAGCAACGCTTTCGATTCCTGGTTATGTCTTAGGTGAGGCGGCGTTGTCCTTTCTCGGCTTAGGCATTCAAGAGCCGTCTGCGTCGTGGGGCTTAATGCTCTCGCAGGCGCAGGATGTGAAAGTGTTTTATCTGAATTTCTGGTGGTTGCTCACGCCCGGCGCTGCGATTTTTGTAACGGTGATCGCGTATAACGTGCTCGGTGATGTGCTGCGTGATATTGTGGATCCGAACATGAAAACGCGGTAGAGTTGAAACCGCGAATGGACACGAATACACACGAATCTCTAAATACGAAAATTGATGTCTGAATTACTAAAAGTCTCTGATCTGCGGATCGCGTTTCACTCGCGTGGTCAATCCAACGAAGTGGTGCATGGTATTAACTTTTCGGTGGATGCTGGTGGTAAGACCGTGGCGATTCTCGGTGAGAGTGGCAGTGGTAAGAGTGTGACGTGTATGTCGCTGACTCGTCTGTTGCCGGACGCGCCGACTTGCACGGTAAGCGGTGAAATTTTGTTCGAAGGGAAGAATACTTTAGAGATGGATCGCGATGCGATTCGTGGGGTGCGTGGCAATGGCATCGCTTATATTTTTCAAGAGGCATCGGCCTCGTTGAATCCAGTCTTCACGGTCGGGCATCAAATCGCAGAGGCGGTGAAGTTACACCGACCTGATATTACGGATGTCACTGCGCGTGTCGTGGAGTTATTGGAGTTGGTTGGGATTCGCGATGCCGCGCAGCGCTACAAAGCCTATCCGCACGAGATGAGTGGCGGTATGCAGCAGCGTGTGATGATTGCAATGGCCTTGGCCTGTGAGCCGAAGCTGCTCGTTGCGGATGAGCCGACCACCGCTTTGGATGTGACGATACAGGCACAGATCATGGATTTGCTGCGTGAACTTCGCGCAAAGCTTGGCATGAGCGTTGTGCTGATTACGCACAATTTCGGCATCGTCAAAGGTTTCGCCGACGAGGTGATCGTGATGTATCGTGGCGACATCGTGGAGCAAGGGCCAGTGGATGAGGTGCTGAACAACCCGCAGCATGCGTATACTAAAGCACTGATTGCCTGTATCCCGAAGCTCGGAGCGAAGCAACGCCGTTTGACGACGATTGAAAAGGAAATGGCACTGGATTAAGGAGTCGGTTGTAGGGGCTTTGCTTGCGAAGCCCGTTCGTATGTTTGGCTACCACTGCAGCGGCTGAAGTTGGAGAGATTCTTATGCCCCGTATCTGCCTTTGTCTTCAGCTACCGCACTATTCTCAATTGGCTCAATGCGTTGTCGCATGGCCGCCTCTTTTTCGATGCGGACTAGCCGCAGGTCATATTGTGTTTGCAGGTTGATCCAAAAGTGGGCGTCCATATTGAAGACGATACCTAAGGCGAGCGCGGTCTCGGCCGTTATGGCACGGCGGCCTTTGACGATTTCAGTGATGCGGGAGGCGGGGATGCCTGTGCGTCGGGCGAGTTCGGCCTGCGAGATGTCCAAGGGGGCGAGAAACTCGCGCAGGAGAATACCGCCTGGGGTGGCTTGTTGCCATGCTTTTTGTTCGGGAGTCATCGCGGTTTAATGATAATCGGTGATTTCGACGTCGTAGGCGTTGCCGTTTTCCCATCGGAAGCAGATCCGCCATTGGCTATTGATACGTATGCTGTGCTGGCCTTTGCGGTCACCGCTGAGAGTTTCTAGGTGATTGCTTGGTGGTATACGAAGTGAGTCGATTGAAGTGGCGGCGTGTAGGATTGAGAGCTTGTCGACTGCACGCTGTAAAATAGTGGAAGGGAGCTTTGAGCGCTTGCCTTCCCAAAGCGCTTTAGCGGATTTACCTTTAAAGCACTGAATCATTGCTGTTTAAAATTACGCAGAGCGTAATTTTTGTCAAGTTTGAAGGCTTACGTATCGCGTAACTTTATTTGCTTTCTGGTTCGCGTCGCCGGGAATCGGTTACGAATGCAAGACCTGAGGCGGTTATTACGATTCGACTGTAGTCCATTCACACATTTCGTAATGTCTTCCCCATCCCGCTACGAAGTTTGAGTGTTTAGGAACCCGGTTCCGACTAATCCTCGCCAGTGGCTGCTTTGCGCAATTCCTGTGCAACGGTGAGGTAGTAGTTGCGCCCAGTGGCAGTGAGTAGGTTCTCGGCGAGGCCTTCGAGGGCCTCGGCTTTCATTCGCTTTGGACTCGCGGCTTCAGGATGGAGTGCGATGAGATGATCGGCTAACTGTGCGGCCCATTGGTAGTCCTTTGCCTGCAATGCTTGAACAGCGGCTTGTTCCAGTTTGTCTGTGCCGCCGGCAAGCGTGGCCATGCGCTCGGCCTCTCCTTTAATAGGCAGAGAAAAGAGCGTAGTGGGGTTGCCGTCGAACCAACCGAGTGTGCCGGCGAAGATGGAGCGCACAGACCATTCGATGTTACCGTAGTATTCTTTGAGATAATCTTTGTCGGTATACTTAGCGGGAAGTGTTACATATTCTACCAACTCGTCGGGTGTCATACCTTGGTTCATGCCTTCGATGGTTTTGTCAAAGACGAAGCGAATGGCGTCGCGATAGTTGGTGAGCATTTCGATGACGAGTGCCTGGTCGAGAATTGGGCGTGTGTGGCCAGGCACTAGCTTGGCGGGATGCTCCTGTAGCATCTGATCGACGCTGTTCGCCCATGCTTGCACATCGCGATAGGCCGAGCCGCGGATTGCGTAGAGATTCGGCCACGACTTGTAGAAGTTGTCTCCGGAGAATAGCACGCGCTGCTCAGCATACCAGATGTAGAGAGCGTCTGCGGTTTCGCCGTTGATGGAGACGAGGTCTAGTGAGAGGCCAGCAACTTCGATAGTTTGACGTGCTTCTGTTAAGTAGTGGGTTGGCTCTAGGGACTCATCTGCGCTAAACACTGCTCCGCCACGCTTTGGGTAGTAGGCCTGCGCGATCCCGTTGTTGATTCGTTTCTCTGGCGGTAGGAGGAAGCCGCCTTGGCGGGCGCCGCGCTTTTTATTAATATCTAGGCCTGCCGCTAGGAAGGCATGGTTCTCGTCGCCGAGGTTGTCGCAGGCCCAAATCTCGGGTGATCCTTCGGCGGCAAAGACGGGGAGCCCGCCTGTGTGGTCTCCGTGACCATGAGTGAGGATGATCGCTTTGACGGGCAGTTGGGTGATGGTGCGGAATTCGGTCAGCACACCTTGCGCAGATGGCACGTCTAGGCCGGTGTCGACAATGATGATGCCATCGTCGCCGATGATCATTGAAACTGGCTGCACGGAATAACCTGTTGCGGTGTAGACGTTGTCGGCTACTTGGATGAGGTCTTTGCGGAATTCGGCGCGGCGCTCGGTGAGGAGCTTGGTGGCTTCGGATTCAGCATGGGAGATCGCAGGCAGTGTCAGCAGTGCAACGAGAACGGATGTCAGTTTGATGAAAGGCGGTGTTTTCATGTCGGTGGGTGTAGTTTTATTACCGGAACTGCCGCTGTTCGGGCATGTAGTCGTAGCCTGCTTCGGCGAGGCGCGTGGTGAGGATCTCGGCGTCGAGATCGTGTGTCTTGCACAGGTCATCCAGCGATTCGCAGTGGTTGCGGATTGTAGTATTAACGACGCCGACCAACAGGTGCGGATCCATTGTTTGGTAAGTGCTTAAATCCATGCGAATAAGGCTAGTTTCAATGCTCGGCGGTTCAAGTGTAAGTTGCAATTTGAAGCAATGCTTGCGCATCCATGAATGACGGCTAATTTGCTGGCATTCTTATCTATGAGCGAATCATCACCAGACCAATCACCACTTCTTTCTGTTCGCGATCTGCAGGTGCATTTCCCGATTAAAGGCGGCGTGTTGCAGCGCACTGTGGATTATGTGAAAGCGGTGGACGGTGTGTCGTTTGATGTGCCGCGTGGTAAGACCGTCGGCCTCGTTGGCGAGAGTGGCAGTGGTAAGACGACCACGGGGCGTGCGATCGCACGGCTCGTGCCGATTACGGCGGGCACGATTACTTATGAGGGACAAGACCTCGCGCACTTATCGCGGGCTGCATTTTTTGATTATCGGAAAAAGATTCAGGTCATCTTTCAAGATCCGTTCGGTTCGCTCAATCCGCGTATGACGATTTACAGCATCATTGCGGAGCCGCTGGATATACACTTTAAGGATTGGTCGAAGGCGCAAAAAACTGCTCGTGTGGCAGACTTACTCGAAAAGGTCGGCTTGAGTGCGGACTTTATGCAGCGCTACCCGCACCAGTTTAGTGGTGGCCAACGGCAGCGTATCGGCATCGCCCGCGCTTTGGCTGTGGAGCCAGAATTCATTATTTGCGATGAGCCGGTGAGCGCCTTGGATGTCTCGGTGCAGGCACAGATTGTGAATCTGTTGCAAGACCTTCAAGAAGAGCTCGGGTTGACGTATTTGTTTATCGCGCACGATCTCGCGGTCGTGGAGCACATTAGCGATGAGGTGCTGGTCATGACTGAAGGTAAGATTGTCGAGCAAGCGACGGCGGATGAGATTTATAATAACCCGCAGCATGAGTATACGAAAAAGCTCTTGAATGCCGTGCCGAGCCTGTAAGGGCTCGACACGGTTCAAGAGCTTTGTGTCGTCGTTTTTTTTGCGCTTAGCTAGTCAGTGTCTTCGCAAACACTTCCGAACTCTCGCCGACGATGAGTTGCAATTCACCGTTGTCGAGTTCGACCACACCTTGCACGCCGTAGCTCGGGTTGAGCAGCTGCTTGGTGTCGATCGTCTTTTTGAGGATCACATGTAGTCGAGTGTGTGCGTATGCAAAGACGTCGTTGAGATTCTCAGTGCCTCCCAGTGCTTCGAGCAGAGCGTTCGCATGTTCGAGCACCTTGGGGTCTGACTCCGTGCTTTTGACTGTTTCGGTCGGAGTGGACGGTGAGTGGCTTGCGACAGTATTCTCACCGAGATCTGCTTCCGAACCAGCGGTTTTCAGGTATTGCTGCATGTCGGTCATTAAGTTCCCGGAGCGCGTGCCGAAGATCGCTTGCACGCCATCACCAGCAGTCACGACACCAGCAGCGCCGAGTTCTTTGAGGCGAGCGATGTTGGCTTTACTTGGATCGTTGACGCTAATGCGTAGTCGAGTGATGCAGGAATCGAGCGACTTGATATTATTACGGCCACCGAAAGCGAGGATCAGTTCTAGAGCAAATTCACTCTCGTCGGTGACTTCAACTGCACCGGATGTGGAATCGTCATCATCTTCACGTCCAGGTGTTTTGAGGTTGAACTTAACAATCACGAAACGGAACAGTGTGTAATAGATCGCAGCCCAGATTGGCCCGAGGATTAAGAAGGCTAGGCCGTTGGTCGATTTGCTGAACAACACGACATAGTCGATCAGTCCGTGTGAGAACGTCGTGCCGTGTTTTACATCGAGCAAGATGCAAACCAAGTAAGCACAGCCAGCGAGCACAGCATGTATTAAATACAGCAGCGGAGCGACGAACATGAATGCGAACTCGAGTGGCTCGGTGATACCTGTGAGGAACGAAGTCAACGCAGCCGAGATCATGATACTACCAATCATTGCCTTCTTTTCAGGCTTAGCGGTATGCCAGATAGCGAACGCAGCAGCGGGAAGACCCCACATCTTGAAGAGGTAGCCACCAGCCAAGTTACCCGCTGTCGGGTCACCTGCGATGAAGCGATGAATCTCGCCATTGATGGTCTCGCCGTTGGCGTTGACGAATTGACCGACTTCAAAGAAAAACGGCACATTCCAAATATGGTGTAGGCCAAATGGGATGAGCAGGCGCTCAACAAAACCGTAGACCGTAAAGGCAACT of Lentimonas sp. CC4 contains these proteins:
- a CDS encoding ABC transporter substrate-binding protein, whose translation is MAFSILRHTAILRALFCGGLAAFVTSGCDPVVERPVAEVAPIPKDAEVVEFPVGEYGANVVETIPGDLATLNPLVNESVAGSAAINRILDSLITLDAESGEVIPNLAKSWEISEDNLQYTFHLREGVHWSDGNPFTAADVVFTWGTFFAKEIDPETGEPAEGEDGKVKYRYNSRSTFGQMINGKEPQVEQLDDYTVRFTTPEVYAPFLLFGGGEEILPKHILHEAFEDGTLMDQWSVETAINEPWKIVGLNMFVLESYRPGERIVFARNPNYWKVNPDGQRLPYVERIITKIVQDVNSSNVAFAQGLTDFETIAPDNVAWVKRGEERFDYTILDMGPSSTTNFIWFNLNPGKTEEGKPYVEPYKFEWFSDKRFRQAISYGINREGIIRGVYFNRADILNGYVSPKRKFWYNDGIRKYGYLPGESRALFEELGFEYRGKDLYDAKGNRVAFSIMTNSNNGLRVEMATVFKENMAELGIDVELQFLDFNTIINKTSDSFDYEACMLGLGGGAPDPYAGKDILMSGGRMHFTNPQQSKPGTEWETRIDELMREIGRHTDVETRKAYFFEVQEIMAEEQPMIFLVSAKDFVGYRNRWQNIEPTSLGGLTWNMESLWAEVDE
- a CDS encoding ABC transporter permease, whose product is MIGFIIRRLLTLIPLLLGITMLVFILMSLAPGDFLTPVKAQRDVPIELIQAIEIEFGLDQPWYVQYVKWLGNVFEGNLGHSWAYKLPVSDLIGQRLFATFLLSVCAFVFSWGIAIPLGVLAAIYKDSIFDRISAGLAYAALSVPEFFLALLLVFFAAQTGWFPMGGATSIEYEYMGFFEKIADRGHHLILPTLALGIGSIASIMRIMRANFLDTIRAGFVTTARAKGLSEFVVMFKHALRNAINPLVSAFGFAFSGLLSGALMVEIVLQYPGLGQLMYQSILREDQFVVLASVMMGCTMLVLGNLLADILLAWSDPRIRLEKKK
- a CDS encoding ABC transporter permease; its protein translation is MIIWGIIKEVMRRPLGILSGGVLVLLYLSALFADFLAPYSTNLQDLERTYHPPTGFFYADGSLQAQAYELVDPTEARYEAIEGKGYPIQFFGRGFEYRLLGLFKTDRHLFTIEDEGGRVYLLGSDSTGRDVFSRLIFGSRVSLFIGLLGITITTTLGFLVGGFSGYFGGRFDFFAMRFVEFMMAMPGLYLLLALRSALAPHFASDQMFFVIVIILALIGWAGTARVLRGMTLSIRQNQYVMAAEAMGQNPFVILRKHVLPNLVSYLLVAATLSIPGYVLGEAALSFLGLGIQEPSASWGLMLSQAQDVKVFYLNFWWLLTPGAAIFVTVIAYNVLGDVLRDIVDPNMKTR
- a CDS encoding ABC transporter ATP-binding protein; amino-acid sequence: MSELLKVSDLRIAFHSRGQSNEVVHGINFSVDAGGKTVAILGESGSGKSVTCMSLTRLLPDAPTCTVSGEILFEGKNTLEMDRDAIRGVRGNGIAYIFQEASASLNPVFTVGHQIAEAVKLHRPDITDVTARVVELLELVGIRDAAQRYKAYPHEMSGGMQQRVMIAMALACEPKLLVADEPTTALDVTIQAQIMDLLRELRAKLGMSVVLITHNFGIVKGFADEVIVMYRGDIVEQGPVDEVLNNPQHAYTKALIACIPKLGAKQRRLTTIEKEMALD
- a CDS encoding HigA family addiction module antitoxin, giving the protein MTPEQKAWQQATPGGILLREFLAPLDISQAELARRTGIPASRITEIVKGRRAITAETALALGIVFNMDAHFWINLQTQYDLRLVRIEKEAAMRQRIEPIENSAVAEDKGRYGA
- a CDS encoding type II toxin-antitoxin system RelE/ParE family toxin: MIQCFKGKSAKALWEGKRSKLPSTILQRAVDKLSILHAATSIDSLRIPPSNHLETLSGDRKGQHSIRINSQWRICFRWENGNAYDVEITDYH
- a CDS encoding alkyl/aryl-sulfatase, which gives rise to MKTPPFIKLTSVLVALLTLPAISHAESEATKLLTERRAEFRKDLIQVADNVYTATGYSVQPVSMIIGDDGIIIVDTGLDVPSAQGVLTEFRTITQLPVKAIILTHGHGDHTGGLPVFAAEGSPEIWACDNLGDENHAFLAAGLDINKKRGARQGGFLLPPEKRINNGIAQAYYPKRGGAVFSADESLEPTHYLTEARQTIEVAGLSLDLVSINGETADALYIWYAEQRVLFSGDNFYKSWPNLYAIRGSAYRDVQAWANSVDQMLQEHPAKLVPGHTRPILDQALVIEMLTNYRDAIRFVFDKTIEGMNQGMTPDELVEYVTLPAKYTDKDYLKEYYGNIEWSVRSIFAGTLGWFDGNPTTLFSLPIKGEAERMATLAGGTDKLEQAAVQALQAKDYQWAAQLADHLIALHPEAASPKRMKAEALEGLAENLLTATGRNYYLTVAQELRKAATGED
- a CDS encoding DUF4250 domain-containing protein, with translation MDLSTYQTMDPHLLVGVVNTTIRNHCESLDDLCKTHDLDAEILTTRLAEAGYDYMPEQRQFR
- a CDS encoding ATP-binding cassette domain-containing protein, yielding MSESSPDQSPLLSVRDLQVHFPIKGGVLQRTVDYVKAVDGVSFDVPRGKTVGLVGESGSGKTTTGRAIARLVPITAGTITYEGQDLAHLSRAAFFDYRKKIQVIFQDPFGSLNPRMTIYSIIAEPLDIHFKDWSKAQKTARVADLLEKVGLSADFMQRYPHQFSGGQRQRIGIARALAVEPEFIICDEPVSALDVSVQAQIVNLLQDLQEELGLTYLFIAHDLAVVEHISDEVLVMTEGKIVEQATADEIYNNPQHEYTKKLLNAVPSL
- the ptsG gene encoding PTS glucose transporter subunit IIBC, which translates into the protein MNTNNNTLKSFAQGAFANLQKLGKALMLPVSVLPAAGILLGLGAAGLSFIPSDISAFMETAGGAIFGILPLIFALGVALGYTENDGVAALAATVGFFVMLASMGQMATTLGVETKTIMGVESIDTGVFGGILVGSLAGFLFNKYFRIQLPSYLGFFSGKRFVPIITAFAAIFLGITLSFAWPPVGAQIHNFSEWAAHSSPEVAFTVYGFVERLLIPFGLHHIWNVPFFFEVGQFVNANGETINGEIHRFIAGDPTAGNLAGGYLFKMWGLPAAAFAIWHTAKPEKKAMIGSIMISAALTSFLTGITEPLEFAFMFVAPLLYLIHAVLAGCAYLVCILLDVKHGTTFSHGLIDYVVLFSKSTNGLAFLILGPIWAAIYYTLFRFVIVKFNLKTPGREDDDDSTSGAVEVTDESEFALELILAFGGRNNIKSLDSCITRLRISVNDPSKANIARLKELGAAGVVTAGDGVQAIFGTRSGNLMTDMQQYLKTAGSEADLGENTVASHSPSTPTETVKSTESDPKVLEHANALLEALGGTENLNDVFAYAHTRLHVILKKTIDTKQLLNPSYGVQGVVELDNGELQLIVGESSEVFAKTLTS